The window CTCGAGCGGAGCTGAAAAGATGCATAATCAAATGCAAAATATCTTTTTAGAGCAGATCGAGCGCTTTGAGGGCGTGCTGATCGCTACGACAAATTTCTTGCAAAGCCTTGACGTGGCGTTTTCTAGAAGGTTTGACTATAAGATCGAGTTTAAAAAGCCTGATTATAACGGCAGGCTTGCCATTTGGCGTAAAATTTTGCCTGAAAATGCGAGCTTTGAAGATGGCTTTAGCGTTGAAAGGCTGGCTGAATTTAACCTAAGTGGCGCACAGATCGTCCTTGCACTAAAAAATACTGCACTAAAAGTAGCTATAAAAGATGATGGGATTTTTACCTTTGAGGACTTTAAAACCACGATAGAGCGCGAGCTAAACTCAAGCTTTGGCGAGGATAAAAAGATGGGATTTGGTTCTTAGGCCTTTCTCTCTTGATTCTATTGTTTGTATAAATTTAAACAAATATAAAAATAGCAAGAGCCACTGACATTGGCGAGTAATCCGCTTTTATCTAATTAGAATTTGCACGATTGTTGTCGCCAAAAATTATAGAAAGTGTGAGCTAAGGTCAAGTTTTGTTTAGAAAAATAGGTCTTGGCTCTTAAGCTCTTCCAAATTTTACTATCTCATGCAGCATATGTTTTGCGCCACGAGGCGAAGTTTAAAGTGCCAGAGATTACTGATCTAAATGTAAAATTTTACTTTCATAGTTAAATTTACGCCTGATTGCCACCAAGATTTATAGCAAGACAGATATCAGCATATTATAGATTTAGCTCGCTCGCCTGTCTCAAATTCACTACTGCAGAGTTTGCAAATGAGTAATTTTTGTCAAAAAATCCCAAATTTTGGAATTTGCCCACTTTGTGATCGCTGTTTGGAATGCGTATTGTGCTTAGAAAGAGTTTTTAATACTTTGTCGTTTTGCATAACACAAAAACCGTCCTCACGAAGTCTAAAATAAAAAGCCTCATAAATTTTAAATTCTCTTTCATGATATTTGTAACAGCGCTTTTTGAAATTAAAAAAGAGATGAGAAAATAGAAATTTATAGGTCCTTGAGCGCAATTTTTACATCCGAAGCAAAGAAGTAATGCGTGATTACTTTAGTAATTAGTATAAAAAATTGATTATATTTTTGGCAAGACTCGAGAAGCTATAAAAATTTTAGTAGCGAAATTTGTCAAAAGGCTTGCAAATTTTAGAAATTTACTGATTGATCTTATCAAGTAGTTCTTCGACCTCTTCAAGTGCAAAGGCCTCTTCTGAGCTTTGTTTTAAGAAGCTCTCCATAAATTCTTTCTTCGAGATCGCAAGGTCAAGCTCCTTGTCACTACCCTTTTGATATGCTCCGATGCGAAGCAGGACCTCATTTTCTTTTAAAAGTGAGTAGAGGCGCTTAAATTTCATCGCATTTAGCTTGTGTTCTTTGCCGATCACGTCACCCATGACACGCGAGGCCGAGTTTTGGATATTGATAGGTGGGTAGATGCCAAAGTCCGTTAGCTCGCGGCTTAGCACGATGTGTCCGTCTAGGATAGAGCGGCTTTGGTCAGCTATCGGATCGCTCATATCATCGCCCTCGACAAGCACGGTGAAAAACGCCGTGATACTGCCCTTGCCCTCCTCTTTGCCAGCGCGCTCCATTAGCTGAGGCAAGAGTGTGAGCGAACTTGGCGGATAGCCTTTTGAGGTCGGTGGCTCGCCAAGTGCAAGGCCGATCTCACGCTGTGCCATCGCAAAACGTGTCACGCTATCCATGATGAAAAGCACGTCATTCCCTTGTTGTTTGAAGTACTCAGCTACGCTCATCGCGCAAAATGCGCCGTACTTTCGCATGAGCGAGCTATCATCGCTGGTTGCTACGATGATGACCGTACCCTCCAGGTCGCCGCCTAGGTTTTTTTCTATAAATTCAGGTACCTCGCGACCACGCTCGCCTATTAGTGCGACTACTTTTATCGGTGCTAGTGTGTTTTTTACGATCATGCTCATAAGGGTTGATTTGCCCACACCTGAGCCTGCGAAAATTCCCAGCTTTTGCCCTTTACCACAAGTAAGTAGCCCATCTATCGTCTTTATCCCAACGCTAAATGGCTCATTTATAAGCCCCCTTTTCATCGCATCTATAGGTGCTCTCATGATCGGCATATATTCAGTCGTCTCGATCGCTCCTTTGCCGTCAATCGGCTTCATAAATGGATCGACCACGCGCCCAAGTAAATTTGGCCCTACTGGTATATTCATACCTTGATCGCTCTCATAGACGAAGTCACCTATCCTAAAGCCCTCGACAAAGCCAAACGGGCTGATATATGCACCATCTGTTTTTATTTGCGTAACCATGCCAAGGCCGTTTTTGCTTTTGTCTTTTGCAACTATCCGTACGATGTCGCCGATGCTTGGGCGAAGTCCAGTTATCTCAATAGTCGTAGCTGTAATCTTAGTTATGATGCCAAAGGTGTTTGAGAGTTTCACACCCTCTTTAAGCTTTAAATTTATGTGCTCTAAGCTCAAAAATGCGTTTCCCTAGGAGAATTTATAAGCGAGAAAAATTCTCGTCTTGTGTCTGCGTTTTTGATAAAGCAGCCCCTAAGAGCCGAGGTCGTAGTGGTTGAGTTTATCTTTTGCACACCCCTCATCTCAACGCACATATGCCTAGCCTCAACCACTACACCAACGCCTTTTGGAGCTATTACGTCCTCAAGCGCCTTTGCGATCTGCTCGGTCATCTGCTCTTGAATTTGTAAGCGTCTTGCGTAGATATTTACCATGCGTGGAATTTTACTAAGTCCCACGACCTTGCCATTTGGGATGTATGCCACATGCACGCGGCCAATAATAGGCAACAAATGGTGCTCACAAAGGCTGTAAAACTCGATGTTTCGCATGAGAACCATCTCGTTATTTGAGCTAGTAAATAGCGCGTCGCCTAGTACCTCTTTTGGATCCTGCTCGTATCCGCTAGTTAGAAATTTAAAAGCTTTATAAACGCGCTCAGGAGTTTTTAAAAGTCCTTCTCTGTTTGGATCCTCGCCTATAATTGTTAGCATATTTTTAACCGAATTTTCAAAACTCTCTTGCATAAATTTTTCTCCATAATTTTATTGCCAAATTCTACGTTAAAACGCCTTTTATATCTATAAAAATTTACAAATTTACAATGAAATAAGGAAAATTCTGCTATATTTTTGGCTAAAAATTTGTATTCATAAAGGAATTAGATGGAAATCAAAATCAAAGCTCTAGATAGCGTAAATACCTTAGCAAGCACGACTATAAGTGCAGATGCTATAAAATCTAGCGTAGAAAAACTAGCAAAAAAAGCAGCAAAAACTATGAAAGTAGATGGCTTTAGACAAGGCCATGTGCCAGTTGCTATTGTGCTAAAACGCTACGAAAAAGAGCTAACAAATGATGCTGAACAAGATGTCTTAAGAGATGTTGTTGATGAGGCTATAAAGCAAGCAGGCAAGAAAAACGATGATCTTATCGGCGAGCCTATTGTTTCAAAATTTGACAGAAAAGATGGTAAGATCGATGTTGAGCTAACAGTTTCATTTAAGCCAAGTGTCGATGTGAGCGGCTATGAGAGCTTGATACCTGAGTTTTCAAACCCACGCGTTTTGAAAAAAGATATCGATGAGAAGAAAACTGAGCTTTTAAAAATGATAGCTCCACTTGAAAAAGTAGAAGGCAAAAGAGGCCTAAAAGTTGGCGATTTTGCTAAATTTGACTTTGAAGGCTTTGTTGATGGCGTTGCATTTGATGGTGGCAAGGCTGAAAACTATGT of the Campylobacter concisus genome contains:
- the folE gene encoding GTP cyclohydrolase I FolE, which codes for MQESFENSVKNMLTIIGEDPNREGLLKTPERVYKAFKFLTSGYEQDPKEVLGDALFTSSNNEMVLMRNIEFYSLCEHHLLPIIGRVHVAYIPNGKVVGLSKIPRMVNIYARRLQIQEQMTEQIAKALEDVIAPKGVGVVVEARHMCVEMRGVQKINSTTTTSALRGCFIKNADTRREFFSLINSPRETHF
- the fliI gene encoding flagellar protein export ATPase FliI, with protein sequence MSLEHINLKLKEGVKLSNTFGIITKITATTIEITGLRPSIGDIVRIVAKDKSKNGLGMVTQIKTDGAYISPFGFVEGFRIGDFVYESDQGMNIPVGPNLLGRVVDPFMKPIDGKGAIETTEYMPIMRAPIDAMKRGLINEPFSVGIKTIDGLLTCGKGQKLGIFAGSGVGKSTLMSMIVKNTLAPIKVVALIGERGREVPEFIEKNLGGDLEGTVIIVATSDDSSLMRKYGAFCAMSVAEYFKQQGNDVLFIMDSVTRFAMAQREIGLALGEPPTSKGYPPSSLTLLPQLMERAGKEEGKGSITAFFTVLVEGDDMSDPIADQSRSILDGHIVLSRELTDFGIYPPINIQNSASRVMGDVIGKEHKLNAMKFKRLYSLLKENEVLLRIGAYQKGSDKELDLAISKKEFMESFLKQSSEEAFALEEVEELLDKINQ